The genomic interval CGGCTCCTGTCATGGTCAAAGCAGCCGCCAACTCGGCGTTCTGGCTCTCCAAAACTGCGATTCTGTCGGTCAAACGAGAATTGCGGAGCTTTTCGTCCCCTAATTGCTTTTCCAAATCGCCGAGGCGGGTATCTTTTATCATCTCGGAGATGCGCTTTTGATATGCCGTCATGGCCTGTTCATAGGTTTTCTCGCGGCGCTGGTATTCTTCTATGATTTTTAAGGATTCCTCATGGCTTTGTTTTAACAGTCGCAACAACTCGTCTTCCCGAACCGTTTGCCCGATAAGGGCCAACCGATAACGGGCCGCTTCGCCTTTGACCGATTCAGGGAATCGTTCAACGACCAGCCTGAATACCGACGAGGCTTCTTCATACCTGCCGGTGGAATACAAACATTCGCCGATCCAGTAATAAGCGGAGGAAATCGACGCATGAGAGGGCCATTCGCTCAGATATCGATATAAAACCTGAATGGATTCCTCATATTTTCCTTCGGTATATTTGATTCGTCCTTTTTGATACGACAAATCTGCGTTGCGCGCGTCTGCCGGATATCGTGCGGTGAATCTTTCCATTTCGGACATCGCAGTTTCGTAGTCTCCTGAGGATAGCTCTGACATGATAAGCCAAAACCATGTCTCAGGCCGATTTTTCTCGTCGCTGGAAGAAAGAGCCTTTCTGAACGATAAAATAGCCGTCGACCAATCGGATTTCGCGTAGGCGTCCAGTCCAGACACAAGCGCGTCCTGCGCTGTAAGAGAAACTAATAATACGAAAGCAAAAAACAAAGACACACTCGTTTTTTTCATGCAAACTCTCCAGCAATGGAAGTTAAATACACTTATCCAATGTTCAAACCGGAAAATTTCCGGAGAAAAAAGCCGATCCGGTAACAATCACATCAGAACCGGCAGACAAGGCGGAATCCAGGGTGCGTGAGTTCACACCGCCGTCCACAGATACTATATACGAAAAATCGTTTTCCTGCTTTAACTTTTTCAGCTCTCTCACTTTCTCAAGACATGACGGAATCAGGCTCTGTCCTCCGAAGCCGGGGTCCACAGTCATGACGAGTATTAAATCGACAAGGGGCAGCAGCTCTTTCAGGCTTGAAACAGGAGTCGACGGAACTAGAGATATGCCGGCTTTCCTGCCCGCCTCATGAATGCGGGAAATAAGGCGATGGGCGTGAATTTCGGCTTCGATATGAAATGTAAGATAATCGGCTCCGGCTTCAATGTATGAGTCGAAATGTTCCGCAGGATTTGAGGTCATAAGATGGACATCGAAGGGCAACGATGTTCGTTTGCGCAAAGCCGCGATTACCGGCGGTCCGAAGGTCAAATTCGGCACGAAATGTCCGTCCATTACATCGATATGTACCCAATCGCCGCCTTTTTGTTCAATAAACTGAAGCGCGTCTCCCAACGCGGAGAAGTCAGCGCTTAAAACCGAAGGGGCAAGGATGTATTCTTTATTCATAGTATAATAGTAGCAAAGTAGAAGCGACCTGTAAATACAAAGCTTAATTGACTAAACGGAAAGAATGAGTATAATTGTGTAGGTATTATGATAACAGATTCTGTTCATGGAACATTGCCCCAGGTCTGCGAAGTACTCAAAACGGGAGAGCTTGAACAGGCGCATAGGGATATTAGAGAGTTATTACAACATGAACTTGAGAACGAAGACGTTATCTATACGCTAACCGGCATCAATTTCTGGACTGATAAGCTGAAAAAAGCACAGAACGCATCAACGGCCTTTGAGAAAGGAGAGTTTCTTGTATCGCAATGGAAACCATTCTCCCTGTTTATGTCGAAGCAAGGCCGGGAGAGAGAGCCTGTACTCTATGCGCTCAAGCAGTGTGCATTCAGAATAGCGCTCGGTTTCTACCAATCCCTGTACAGGGAGGATGTTAACTCTCAGGATCCGGAATTATATAGAAAGATAGGTTTGTGTTATAAAGCTTTAGGAGATTATGAACAAGCGCTGAAGCTGCTTGAACAGGCGCACGACGGCACGAAGGATTCACCGGCGATTCTTGCCGAACTGGCCGACTGTTATGCGTTGTGCGGCGAATCCAGACTTTCGAAGGTTCTTTTCAGGGAAGCTTTTTTTCAGGGAGCGTCTCAAGTTGAACTGTGTTTCCTTGAGTCGGAAGTAATAAAAAGACTTGAAGCCCAGGTTCATGCTTTGGGATATTCAGGGGCAGAATTAGCCGAATGGATCCCGGTATACGGGGTTTTATACGGTATTTTCAATATAAAAAGGGAATTACGGGCGCTTGAGTTCGGGAAACTCAAACAGTCGATATTCGCTCTTGAGAATGAAATTCGGGATGCTGCTGCAGGGAATCGTTCAGTACTGATACCGCGGCTCATCAATCAGTATTTTTGGCTTATCGACCATTACGTTAACGTAGAGGATGAAAAGTCGAGAATTAATGAAGTACTACTTAAAATCAAAT from Teretinema zuelzerae carries:
- a CDS encoding tetratricopeptide repeat protein — encoded protein: MKKTSVSLFFAFVLLVSLTAQDALVSGLDAYAKSDWSTAILSFRKALSSSDEKNRPETWFWLIMSELSSGDYETAMSEMERFTARYPADARNADLSYQKGRIKYTEGKYEESIQVLYRYLSEWPSHASISSAYYWIGECLYSTGRYEEASSVFRLVVERFPESVKGEAARYRLALIGQTVREDELLRLLKQSHEESLKIIEEYQRREKTYEQAMTAYQKRISEMIKDTRLGDLEKQLGDEKLRNSRLTDRIAVLESQNAELAAALTMTGAAPAAFPNSGKSGEESDSVERKRALEELRTKALTLENIYSDAPVEVSP
- the rpe gene encoding ribulose-phosphate 3-epimerase, with amino-acid sequence MNKEYILAPSVLSADFSALGDALQFIEQKGGDWVHIDVMDGHFVPNLTFGPPVIAALRKRTSLPFDVHLMTSNPAEHFDSYIEAGADYLTFHIEAEIHAHRLISRIHEAGRKAGISLVPSTPVSSLKELLPLVDLILVMTVDPGFGGQSLIPSCLEKVRELKKLKQENDFSYIVSVDGGVNSRTLDSALSAGSDVIVTGSAFFSGNFPV
- a CDS encoding tetratricopeptide repeat protein, which gives rise to MITDSVHGTLPQVCEVLKTGELEQAHRDIRELLQHELENEDVIYTLTGINFWTDKLKKAQNASTAFEKGEFLVSQWKPFSLFMSKQGREREPVLYALKQCAFRIALGFYQSLYREDVNSQDPELYRKIGLCYKALGDYEQALKLLEQAHDGTKDSPAILAELADCYALCGESRLSKVLFREAFFQGASQVELCFLESEVIKRLEAQVHALGYSGAELAEWIPVYGVLYGIFNIKRELRALEFGKLKQSIFALENEIRDAAAGNRSVLIPRLINQYFWLIDHYVNVEDEKSRINEVLLKIKLLDTDVYNKYTM